The Thermococcus sp. genome has a segment encoding these proteins:
- the bgaS gene encoding beta-galactosidase BgaS, which translates to MFPEDFYWGVSQSGFQFEMGDKYRRHIDTNTDWWHWVRDKDNIEKGLVSGDLPEEGINSYELYEIDHEIAKKMGLNAYRIGIEWSRIFPWPTNCVDVDYTLDRSHDLVESVKVTKNTLEELDELANHRELLYYRRVISSLREKGFKVIVNLNHFTLPYWLHDPITAREKALTNGRNGWVSKRAVVEFAKFAAYMAYKLGDIVDMWSTFNEPMVVVELGYLAPYSGFPPGVMNPEAVKLAMLNMINAHALAYRMIKKFDRKKADGDSKEAAEVGIIYNNIGVAYPENPKDEKDIEAAEKDNFFHSRLFLEAITWGKLNVEFDGETFVNLPYLKGNDWIGINYYTREVVKWQDPKFPMLPLISFKGVPGYGYACRPGMASKSGNPVSDMGWEIYPEGIYDSIVEAERYELPLYITENGVADSKDVLRPYYIASHLAMVEKAIEEGHEVKGYLHWALTDNYEWPLGFRMRFGLYEVNLITKERRPRKKSVEIFKKIVSEGTTRGLAEEFEVGQG; encoded by the coding sequence ATGTTCCCAGAGGATTTTTATTGGGGCGTTTCACAGTCCGGCTTTCAGTTTGAGATGGGTGATAAGTACCGGAGACATATAGACACAAACACCGACTGGTGGCACTGGGTTAGGGACAAAGACAATATCGAAAAGGGCCTCGTTAGCGGTGATCTGCCCGAGGAAGGAATCAACAGTTACGAACTTTATGAGATCGACCACGAAATAGCAAAAAAAATGGGTCTCAACGCGTATCGCATAGGAATAGAGTGGAGCAGAATCTTTCCATGGCCCACAAACTGCGTTGACGTTGATTATACTCTAGACAGATCACACGACCTAGTGGAAAGCGTTAAGGTTACTAAAAACACACTTGAGGAACTGGACGAGCTTGCAAATCACAGGGAGCTGTTATATTACAGGAGGGTCATATCAAGCCTTCGGGAGAAGGGGTTTAAGGTTATCGTGAACCTGAACCATTTTACCCTTCCCTACTGGCTTCATGATCCAATAACTGCGAGGGAGAAGGCGCTCACAAACGGCAGAAACGGATGGGTGAGCAAGAGGGCTGTAGTGGAGTTTGCGAAGTTTGCCGCTTACATGGCGTACAAACTCGGGGACATCGTTGACATGTGGAGCACCTTCAACGAGCCGATGGTTGTAGTTGAGCTAGGTTACCTCGCACCGTATTCCGGATTTCCGCCCGGGGTTATGAACCCGGAAGCGGTTAAGCTGGCAATGCTGAATATGATCAACGCCCATGCACTGGCGTACAGAATGATAAAGAAGTTCGACAGGAAAAAAGCAGATGGGGACTCCAAAGAAGCGGCGGAGGTTGGCATAATTTACAACAACATCGGTGTTGCCTATCCAGAAAACCCGAAGGACGAGAAAGACATTGAAGCGGCTGAGAAGGACAACTTCTTCCACAGCAGACTCTTCTTGGAGGCCATAACGTGGGGAAAGCTCAACGTTGAGTTCGATGGAGAAACGTTCGTAAACCTGCCGTACCTGAAGGGCAACGACTGGATTGGAATAAACTATTACACAAGGGAGGTCGTTAAGTGGCAGGATCCAAAGTTTCCAATGCTTCCTTTAATCTCGTTCAAAGGTGTTCCCGGGTATGGCTATGCCTGCAGACCGGGGATGGCCTCAAAGTCAGGAAACCCCGTAAGTGATATGGGGTGGGAGATCTACCCAGAGGGGATATACGATTCCATTGTTGAGGCCGAGAGATATGAACTCCCCCTCTACATTACTGAAAACGGAGTGGCTGATTCAAAGGACGTGCTGAGACCCTACTATATCGCCTCTCACTTAGCTATGGTTGAAAAGGCCATTGAGGAAGGGCACGAAGTCAAGGGATATCTCCACTGGGCCTTAACGGACAACTACGAGTGGCCTCTTGGATTCAGAATGCGCTTTGGTCTCTACGAGGTAAACTTAATAACAAAGGAGAGAAGACCAAGGAAGAAGAGTGTGGAAATTTTCAAAAAGATAGTATCCGAGGGAACAACAAGGGGATTGGCCGAGGAATTTGAAGTTGGGCAGGGGTGA